One Phycisphaera mikurensis NBRC 102666 DNA window includes the following coding sequences:
- a CDS encoding alkene reductase — translation MPDAAASLFQPYHLGPTALPSRIVMAPLTRNRADEDLAPHALNAEYYRQRAGAALIVSEATQVSPGGIGYPGTPGIHSDKQEAGWKLVTDAVHGAGGRIFAQLWYCGRVAHPDLLGGEQPVSASAIKITSGQAATPTGMKDFVTPRPLAVEEIDRIVGAYRHAAEVARDAGFDGVEVHAANGYLLDQFLRTGSNERTDDYGGSVANRCRFAVRVAEACAGVWGADRVGIRVSPTGTFGDMHDHDPEETFSHLAGEMDRIGLVYLHVNEPSAGDFRHGAGEFEAAKLRPHFGNTLIACGDYDRERAIEKLDAGDADLIAFGRLYLANPDLPERLERGGPYNEPITDAFYGGDAHGYTDYPTLSG, via the coding sequence ATGCCCGACGCCGCCGCCTCGCTCTTCCAGCCGTACCACCTCGGCCCGACCGCGCTCCCCAGCCGGATCGTCATGGCGCCGCTCACGCGGAACCGGGCGGACGAGGATCTCGCGCCCCACGCCCTCAACGCGGAGTACTACCGGCAGCGGGCGGGCGCAGCGCTCATCGTCTCCGAGGCCACGCAGGTCTCGCCGGGCGGCATCGGCTACCCCGGCACGCCGGGGATCCACAGCGACAAGCAGGAAGCGGGCTGGAAGCTCGTCACCGATGCGGTGCACGGAGCCGGCGGCCGCATCTTCGCCCAGCTCTGGTACTGCGGCCGCGTGGCCCACCCCGACCTGCTCGGCGGCGAGCAGCCGGTGTCCGCAAGCGCCATCAAGATCACGAGCGGGCAGGCCGCGACGCCCACCGGGATGAAGGACTTCGTGACGCCGCGGCCGCTCGCGGTCGAGGAGATCGACCGGATCGTCGGCGCGTACCGCCACGCGGCGGAGGTGGCCAGGGACGCGGGCTTCGACGGCGTCGAGGTCCACGCCGCCAACGGCTACCTGCTCGACCAGTTCCTGCGGACCGGCAGCAACGAGCGGACCGACGACTACGGCGGCAGCGTCGCCAATCGCTGCCGCTTCGCCGTCCGCGTCGCCGAGGCGTGCGCCGGCGTCTGGGGCGCCGACCGCGTCGGCATCCGCGTCTCGCCCACCGGCACCTTCGGCGACATGCACGACCACGACCCCGAGGAGACCTTCTCCCACCTGGCGGGGGAGATGGACCGCATCGGCCTGGTCTACCTCCACGTGAACGAGCCCAGCGCCGGCGACTTCCGCCACGGCGCCGGCGAGTTCGAGGCGGCGAAGCTCCGCCCGCACTTCGGCAACACCTTGATCGCCTGCGGCGACTACGACCGCGAGCGGGCGATCGAGAAGCTCGACGCCGGCGACGCCGACCTCATCGCCTTCGGCCGCCTGTACCTCGCCAACCCCGACCTGCCCGAGCGGCTGGAGCGGGGCGGCCCCTACAACGAGCCGATCACCGACGCCTTCTACGGCGGCGACGCACACGGCTACACCGACTACCCGACGCTGAGCGGCTGA
- the priA gene encoding replication restart helicase PriA, which translates to MPAGLFGEDATPPAPRLDAAFYVQVAVERGVDAEPRGFTYAVPEGVPSLGDLGVGDRVTVPLGRGDKPVQGFVVAVSDDPPAGVEAAKIKPVRGRLGLAVKLPADLVGLAGWMSRYYACPIGMTLATMLPASVKHGTGVSVRRSYRAAEGKRGSGEAEKRGSQQKTTKLQRAILESAGAGWVERKELLERAGAKTAGPLQKLLEAGRLEERSEEVVTGNLDAVAPPEADAAQRLEPAQRDAVNAIVSRFGSFHVDLLHGVTGSGKTEVYLQAIAKLRELEPQACVLVLVPEIALTPQTVGRFAARFGGSSGPGAAGVAVLHSGLTPGQRHAHWRRVSEGTSRIVIGARSAVFAPLPRLDLVIVDEEHDTGYKQDQLPRYHGRDVAIKRAAMAAGGRGCPVVLGSATPALESYARALPGKRRSEEAKKSGSQAGWSLLSLPDRVAGAKLPRVEVVDLARERRERKGVHLLSRRLEAAIAETLDGGGQVVLLLNRRGYANYIACPDAGCGWLLTCDHCDALGVYHRHDHVPAGRTERVSASGFRLPKGNVRCHHCGAERRLPTHCPDSGHKLSVFGMGTQRTEEELIRKFPGLLSGGGSAAGAASVTRMDADAMRSAADYQRALAGFVSGETEVLLGTQMIAKGLDVANVRLVGVVSADTALNLPDFRAAERTFQLIAQVAGRAGRGRDPGTVIVQTLVPEDATIASATRHDYAGFAERELGIREEAGLPPFTRMARVVCRDLNRRKAEAAIGAVHAELVAADAALGTGVAVTPPAPCAIERVADHFRFDLRMTGADAGAIQKLLAAVRSAGHLTSNAAMAVDVDPVSMY; encoded by the coding sequence ATGCCCGCGGGACTCTTCGGTGAAGACGCGACGCCGCCCGCTCCCCGGCTCGATGCGGCCTTCTACGTGCAGGTCGCGGTGGAGCGGGGCGTGGACGCGGAGCCGCGCGGCTTCACCTACGCGGTGCCGGAGGGGGTTCCCTCGCTTGGCGACCTCGGCGTGGGCGATCGGGTGACGGTGCCGCTGGGGCGGGGGGACAAGCCCGTCCAGGGCTTCGTGGTCGCGGTGTCGGACGATCCGCCGGCGGGCGTGGAGGCGGCGAAGATCAAGCCGGTCCGCGGCCGGCTGGGGCTGGCGGTGAAGCTGCCGGCCGACCTCGTCGGGCTGGCCGGCTGGATGAGCCGGTACTACGCGTGCCCGATCGGGATGACGCTGGCGACGATGCTGCCGGCGAGCGTGAAGCACGGGACGGGGGTGAGCGTCCGCCGCTCGTACCGAGCGGCGGAGGGCAAGCGGGGAAGCGGAGAAGCGGAGAAGCGGGGAAGTCAGCAGAAGACGACGAAGCTGCAGCGAGCGATCCTCGAGTCCGCGGGCGCTGGCTGGGTGGAGCGGAAGGAGTTGCTGGAGCGGGCGGGGGCGAAGACGGCGGGGCCGCTGCAGAAGTTGCTGGAGGCGGGGCGGCTTGAGGAGCGGAGCGAGGAGGTCGTCACCGGCAACCTCGACGCGGTCGCCCCGCCGGAGGCGGACGCTGCGCAGCGGCTGGAGCCGGCGCAGCGGGACGCGGTCAACGCGATCGTCTCGCGCTTTGGAAGCTTCCACGTCGACCTCCTGCACGGCGTGACCGGCTCGGGGAAGACCGAGGTCTACCTGCAGGCGATCGCGAAGCTGCGCGAGCTCGAGCCCCAGGCGTGCGTGCTGGTGCTGGTGCCGGAGATCGCGCTCACGCCGCAGACGGTCGGGCGGTTCGCGGCACGCTTCGGCGGCTCGTCCGGTCCGGGCGCGGCCGGTGTCGCCGTGCTGCACTCGGGGCTCACGCCCGGGCAGCGGCACGCGCACTGGCGGCGGGTGAGCGAGGGAACGTCGCGGATCGTCATCGGCGCCCGCTCCGCGGTCTTCGCGCCGCTGCCGCGGCTGGACCTGGTGATCGTCGACGAGGAGCACGACACCGGCTACAAGCAGGACCAGCTGCCGCGGTACCACGGCCGGGACGTCGCGATCAAGCGGGCGGCGATGGCGGCGGGGGGGCGGGGGTGCCCGGTGGTGCTGGGGTCGGCGACGCCGGCGCTGGAGAGTTACGCCCGGGCTTTGCCCGGCAAACGAAGAAGCGAAGAAGCAAAGAAGAGCGGAAGTCAGGCAGGGTGGAGCCTGCTGTCGCTGCCGGATCGGGTGGCGGGGGCGAAGCTGCCGAGGGTGGAGGTCGTCGATCTCGCCCGGGAGCGGCGGGAACGGAAGGGGGTGCACCTCCTGTCGCGGCGGCTGGAGGCGGCGATCGCGGAGACGCTCGACGGCGGGGGCCAGGTGGTGCTGCTGCTCAACCGCCGCGGCTACGCCAACTACATCGCGTGCCCGGACGCGGGCTGTGGGTGGCTGCTGACGTGCGACCACTGCGACGCGTTGGGCGTGTACCACCGGCACGACCACGTGCCGGCGGGGCGGACCGAGCGGGTCTCCGCCTCGGGCTTCCGCCTGCCCAAGGGGAACGTCCGCTGCCACCACTGCGGGGCGGAGCGGCGGCTGCCGACGCACTGCCCGGACTCGGGGCACAAGCTCTCGGTCTTCGGCATGGGGACGCAGCGGACCGAGGAGGAGCTGATCCGCAAGTTCCCGGGGCTTCTTTCAGGCGGCGGCTCCGCCGCCGGAGCCGCGTCGGTGACGCGGATGGACGCCGACGCCATGCGGTCGGCGGCCGACTACCAGCGCGCCCTCGCGGGCTTCGTCTCCGGCGAGACCGAGGTGCTGCTGGGCACGCAGATGATCGCCAAGGGCCTTGATGTCGCGAACGTCCGGCTCGTGGGCGTCGTCTCCGCCGACACCGCGCTGAACCTGCCGGACTTCCGCGCGGCCGAGCGGACCTTCCAGCTGATCGCCCAGGTGGCCGGCCGCGCCGGCCGCGGGCGCGACCCCGGCACCGTCATCGTGCAGACGCTCGTGCCCGAGGACGCGACGATCGCGAGCGCGACCCGGCACGACTACGCCGGCTTCGCGGAGCGGGAGCTGGGAATCCGCGAGGAGGCGGGCCTCCCGCCATTCACACGGATGGCCCGGGTCGTCTGCCGAGACCTCAACCGCAGGAAGGCCGAGGCGGCGATCGGGGCCGTCCACGCCGAGCTCGTCGCCGCGGATGCGGCGCTTGGCACCGGCGTCGCCGTGACGCCGCCGGCCCCGTGCGCGATCGAGCGGGTTGCCGACCACTTCCGCTTCGACCTGCGGATGACCGGCGCCGACGCGGGAGCCATCCAGAAGCTGCTCGCCGCCGTCCGCTCCGCCGGGCACCTCACCAGCAACGCCGCCATGGCCGTCGACGTCGATCCGGTCTCCATGTACTGA
- a CDS encoding calcium/sodium antiporter, protein MSPLVFLWLVLGLVLLVVGAEGLVGGGVRLARRVGISPLVVGLTVVALGTSSPELAVGLGAVYNGSGDVAVGNAIGSNIFNTLCILGIASLIAPLIVQGEVLRRDMPVMLAASFAPVLAGFDGLISRVEGVLLFAGLIGYLVWLIRLARRNPGEVEVDEAAKKPVPPGVKWIVFDVGRVLAGLLLLAIGSDLLVDSASTIARAAGVSELVIGLTIVGAGTGLPELATSLLAAFRGQRDVAVGNVVGSNIFNVLGILGVSAAFAPGGTGLVIPGSVLWGDLPVMILAAVACLPLFFTGGRISRPEGGLLLAAYVLYVVATVLAAKGAGLPDWLENALLWVALPVVALGFTFTTWRETRKRLHA, encoded by the coding sequence ATGAGTCCGCTGGTGTTCCTGTGGTTGGTGCTGGGCCTCGTGCTGCTGGTGGTCGGCGCCGAGGGCCTGGTCGGTGGCGGCGTCCGCCTGGCCCGCCGGGTCGGCATCTCGCCGCTGGTGGTCGGCCTCACCGTCGTCGCGTTGGGCACCAGCAGCCCCGAGCTGGCGGTCGGCCTGGGCGCCGTCTACAACGGCTCGGGCGACGTCGCGGTCGGCAACGCGATCGGCAGCAACATCTTCAACACGCTGTGCATCCTGGGCATCGCCTCTCTGATCGCTCCCCTGATCGTGCAGGGCGAGGTGCTCCGCCGCGACATGCCGGTGATGCTCGCCGCGAGCTTCGCCCCGGTCCTGGCGGGCTTCGACGGGCTGATCTCCCGCGTGGAGGGCGTGCTGCTCTTCGCCGGCCTCATCGGGTACCTCGTCTGGCTGATCCGGCTCGCCCGCCGCAACCCCGGCGAGGTCGAGGTGGACGAGGCGGCGAAGAAGCCGGTCCCGCCCGGGGTGAAGTGGATCGTCTTCGACGTCGGCCGCGTGCTCGCCGGCCTGCTGCTGCTGGCGATCGGCTCGGACCTGCTAGTGGATTCCGCTTCCACCATCGCCCGCGCCGCGGGCGTGTCGGAGCTGGTCATCGGGCTGACGATCGTCGGCGCCGGCACCGGCTTGCCCGAGCTGGCGACCAGCCTCCTCGCCGCCTTCCGCGGGCAGCGCGACGTCGCGGTGGGCAACGTCGTCGGCAGCAACATCTTCAACGTGCTCGGCATCCTGGGCGTCTCCGCCGCCTTCGCCCCCGGCGGCACCGGGCTGGTCATCCCCGGCAGCGTGCTCTGGGGCGACCTGCCGGTGATGATCCTCGCCGCGGTGGCCTGCCTGCCGCTGTTCTTCACGGGGGGGCGGATCAGCCGCCCCGAGGGTGGCCTGCTGCTCGCGGCCTACGTCCTCTACGTCGTCGCCACCGTCCTGGCCGCGAAGGGGGCGGGCTTGCCGGACTGGCTCGAGAACGCCCTGCTCTGGGTGGCGCTGCCGGTCGTCGCGCTCGGCTTCACCTTCACCACCTGGCGCGAGACGCGCAAGCGGCTCCACGCCTGA
- the metK gene encoding methionine adenosyltransferase: MAEGHTLFTSESVSVGHPDKIADQISDAVLDALLEHDAMARVACETFVTTGLVMIGGEITVHNPEAEIALGRVEETARETIAKIGYTGDVTMRFDADSCGVLRTIHGQSADIAQGVDEGAGLHKEQGAGDQGLMFGFACGETKELMPLPISLAHKLVEKHARVREAATRSIGKKKEHPLAGLRPDAKSQVTVEYDAQGKPVRIDTVVLSTQHTAAWNGDAKQRKLKKLIAEHVIAPVMPKRLFDPKKCTIHVNPTGQFEIGGPHGDVGLTGRKIIVDTYGGRGRHGGGAFSGKDPSKVDRSAAYMARYIAKNVVAAGLAGQCEVQLSYAIGVPEPTSVAVDCAGTAEIDESKLAQLIRDTFPLTPSGILQHLDLRRPIFSQTAAHGHFGRTPGSVTVGGKKHATFPWEKTDLAEKLAGAARSAG; this comes from the coding sequence CTGGCGGAAGGGCACACGCTCTTCACCAGCGAGTCGGTCTCGGTGGGCCACCCCGACAAGATCGCCGACCAGATCAGCGACGCCGTCCTCGACGCGCTGCTCGAGCACGACGCCATGGCCCGGGTGGCCTGCGAGACGTTCGTCACCACCGGGCTGGTGATGATCGGCGGGGAGATCACCGTGCACAACCCCGAGGCCGAGATCGCCCTGGGCCGCGTCGAGGAGACGGCGCGGGAGACGATCGCCAAGATCGGCTACACCGGCGACGTCACGATGCGCTTCGACGCCGACTCCTGCGGCGTGCTGCGGACGATCCACGGCCAGTCCGCCGACATCGCCCAGGGCGTCGACGAGGGCGCGGGCCTCCACAAGGAGCAGGGCGCCGGCGACCAGGGCCTCATGTTCGGCTTCGCCTGCGGCGAGACCAAGGAGCTGATGCCGCTGCCGATCTCGCTGGCCCACAAGCTCGTCGAGAAGCACGCCCGGGTGCGGGAGGCGGCGACCAGGAGCATCGGAAAGAAGAAGGAGCACCCCCTCGCGGGCCTCCGCCCCGACGCGAAGAGCCAGGTGACCGTGGAGTACGACGCGCAGGGCAAGCCGGTACGCATCGACACCGTCGTGCTGTCGACGCAGCACACCGCCGCCTGGAACGGGGACGCGAAGCAGCGGAAGCTCAAGAAGCTGATCGCCGAGCACGTCATCGCCCCGGTGATGCCCAAGCGGCTCTTCGATCCGAAGAAGTGCACGATCCACGTCAATCCCACCGGCCAGTTCGAGATCGGCGGCCCCCACGGCGACGTCGGCCTCACGGGTCGCAAGATCATCGTCGACACCTACGGAGGCCGCGGCCGCCACGGCGGCGGCGCGTTCTCGGGCAAGGATCCCTCGAAGGTGGACCGCAGCGCCGCCTACATGGCCCGATACATCGCCAAGAACGTGGTCGCCGCGGGGCTCGCCGGGCAGTGCGAGGTGCAGCTCTCGTACGCGATCGGGGTGCCCGAGCCGACCTCGGTCGCGGTGGACTGCGCCGGCACCGCGGAGATCGACGAGAGCAAGCTCGCGCAGCTCATCCGCGACACCTTCCCGCTGACGCCCTCGGGCATCCTCCAGCACCTCGACCTCCGGCGTCCGATCTTCAGCCAGACCGCCGCCCACGGCCACTTCGGCCGCACGCCCGGCAGCGTGACGGTCGGCGGGAAGAAGCACGCGACCTTCCCCTGGGAGAAGACCGACCTCGCCGAGAAGCTCGCCGGGGCGGCGAGGTCGGCCGGATGA
- the ptsP gene encoding phosphoenolpyruvate--protein phosphotransferase: MITSRGIAVSPGIAIAEAVVLEPDASRVRKRLVAPAEVDRELQRFESALSASAEEVRALSVTTAETLGPELAKIFAFHAGMLADEHLLGQVRHSVRNDRVTADYAVYAVLSRLASTFSGHRDPYFRERVTDIQDLQRRILGKLHRPLDLGLAAITGPCILVARDLTPSQTATLDTAKVKGLVTDYGGRTSHTAILAHALGIPAIVGLEHATRDVNTGDTLVVDGKRGVLIVDPDAPELLAYREENDRDADREQKRGKLRDVQAVTRDGTPIELLANIEFASEIPGALDNGAEGVGLFRTEFLYLAAAEEPTEEGQLKGYRDAIRHLAGRPLTIRTLDLGADKLSGLAGVGEDDHERNPFLGCRSIRLSLQNLPMFKRQLRAILRASAEGPVRIMFPLISGVMELRQAKMVLNDVIEDLDDEGIAFDRSVEVGMMIEVPSVAIQARCFAEEVDFFSIGTNDLVQYTLAVDRCNERVAPLYSACHPAVLMLLKEVIRAADRTGIPVSLCGEMAGQPEYVMLLLGLGLRRFSMTPPAIPEVKQVLRAVSIEQCRRVAGKASRFDSDREVLNFVRDELSRVLPEVYSGRA, from the coding sequence ATGATCACCTCCCGAGGGATCGCGGTTTCTCCGGGCATCGCCATCGCCGAGGCGGTGGTGCTGGAACCCGACGCCTCGCGCGTGCGGAAGCGGTTGGTCGCGCCCGCCGAGGTCGACCGCGAGCTCCAGCGGTTCGAGTCGGCGCTCTCGGCGTCGGCGGAGGAGGTGCGGGCGCTGTCGGTGACCACCGCCGAAACCCTCGGGCCCGAGCTGGCAAAGATCTTCGCCTTCCATGCGGGGATGCTCGCCGACGAGCACCTCCTCGGGCAGGTGCGCCACAGCGTGCGGAACGACCGCGTCACCGCCGACTACGCGGTGTACGCGGTGCTCTCGCGGCTCGCCTCCACCTTCAGCGGCCACCGCGACCCGTACTTCCGCGAGCGCGTCACCGACATCCAGGACCTGCAGCGGCGCATCCTCGGGAAGCTGCACCGGCCGCTGGACCTGGGGCTCGCCGCGATCACCGGTCCCTGCATCCTGGTGGCCCGCGACCTGACCCCCAGCCAGACGGCGACGCTGGACACGGCGAAGGTCAAGGGCTTGGTCACCGACTACGGCGGCCGCACCTCGCACACGGCGATCCTCGCGCACGCGCTGGGGATCCCCGCGATCGTCGGGCTCGAGCACGCCACGCGCGACGTCAACACCGGCGACACGCTGGTGGTCGACGGCAAGCGGGGCGTGCTGATCGTCGACCCCGACGCCCCGGAGCTGCTCGCCTACCGCGAGGAGAACGACCGGGACGCCGATCGCGAGCAGAAGCGGGGGAAGCTGCGGGACGTGCAGGCGGTGACCCGCGACGGCACGCCGATCGAGCTGCTCGCGAACATCGAGTTCGCCAGCGAGATCCCCGGAGCACTTGACAACGGCGCCGAGGGGGTCGGCCTCTTCCGCACCGAGTTCCTGTACCTCGCCGCGGCGGAAGAACCCACCGAGGAGGGCCAGCTCAAGGGCTACCGCGACGCGATCCGCCACCTCGCCGGCCGGCCGCTGACGATCCGCACGCTGGACCTGGGGGCGGACAAGCTCTCGGGCCTCGCCGGCGTGGGCGAGGACGACCACGAGCGGAACCCCTTCCTGGGCTGCCGCAGCATCCGGCTGTCGCTGCAGAACCTGCCGATGTTCAAGCGGCAGCTGCGGGCGATCCTCCGGGCGAGCGCCGAGGGCCCGGTGCGGATCATGTTCCCGCTGATCAGCGGCGTCATGGAGCTGCGGCAGGCGAAGATGGTGCTCAACGACGTCATCGAAGACCTCGACGACGAGGGCATCGCCTTCGACCGCTCGGTCGAGGTGGGGATGATGATCGAGGTCCCGTCGGTGGCGATCCAGGCCCGCTGCTTCGCCGAGGAGGTCGACTTCTTCTCGATCGGGACCAACGACCTGGTGCAGTACACGCTCGCGGTCGACCGCTGCAACGAGCGCGTGGCGCCGCTGTACTCCGCGTGCCACCCCGCGGTGTTGATGCTGCTCAAGGAGGTCATCCGCGCCGCCGACCGCACCGGCATCCCCGTGAGCCTGTGCGGCGAGATGGCGGGCCAGCCGGAGTACGTGATGCTCCTGCTGGGGCTGGGGCTCCGCCGCTTCTCGATGACGCCGCCGGCGATCCCCGAGGTCAAGCAGGTGCTGCGTGCGGTCTCGATCGAGCAGTGCCGCCGCGTCGCGGGCAAGGCCAGCCGCTTCGACTCGGACCGCGAGGTGCTCAACTTCGTCCGCGACGAGCTCTCTCGCGTCCTGCCGGAGGTCTACTCCGGCCGCGCCTGA
- the mutS gene encoding DNA mismatch repair protein MutS — MATADTPAMKQYKRFKAQHPGCVLFFRMGDFYEMFYEDADLAHRVLGITLSQRTAGVPMAGVPHHSVEGYLKRMIQAGHRVAVCEQTQDPKEAKGVVDRDVTRVVSPGTLTDEALMDAGEPAAVAAAHPLKDGRVALAWAELSTGAFGFAAVDADEAAGELARLSVAELLFSDPDDGSVPPATEALRRALDVPASPRPGYTFRPAEAVTLLKRQFGVADLGGFGLGDDDPALPAVGAVLAYLHETQRTDPQTGRLPHLQPPRRLDRAGSLIIDAASLASLEVVRTQAAAGASGETAGSLLGVLSGNGKATRTPMGGRLLRRWLCFPLRDAEAIGRRQDVVASLADDGRFVNELSVQLKRIQDVPRIAGRLGVGRLTPRDLVALGRSVAAARTLAEVLGGREPVAPFHDRLDPLVGPLMGLAETLDDTCLQEDAPSHLRAGGVFCDGFDRELDAQRDLMQHGDRWLAAYQQEMSEKLGIPVKVGFNKVFGYYLELTAVQAAKLHDRDAATAGWTRKQTLKNAERYITAELKDHETRVLAAEDRAIARELELFAGLCDQAAQRIPQLQAYAELAAELDVLLLFAERAAKGGHCRPTLVDGPVLDVAGGRHPALDELLGTGFVANAIHLGGAGRAPLALLTGPNMAGKSTYIRQAALLTLLAHTGAFLPAESATVGLTDRIFTRVGAQDQLHAGRSTFMVEMTEAAEICRHAGPHSLVILDEIGRGTSTYDGLSLAWAIAEHLEAVGCRTLFATHYHELTALAGTRSGIANLHVKARPLNGEMVFLHTVEPGATDRSYGVEVARLAGMPPAVTDRAGSLLEAFEEKAAGSADRVPPPPQRPTVRGAARSKPLRPPKPQLALFGLPEDHPVLSRLAGLGDAALSPGEAEAELDALRTLLRG, encoded by the coding sequence ATGGCCACCGCCGACACGCCCGCGATGAAGCAGTACAAGCGCTTCAAAGCCCAGCACCCCGGGTGCGTGCTGTTCTTCCGGATGGGCGACTTCTACGAGATGTTCTACGAGGACGCGGACCTGGCCCACCGCGTGCTGGGGATCACGCTCTCGCAGCGGACCGCCGGGGTGCCGATGGCGGGCGTGCCGCACCACAGCGTCGAGGGGTACCTCAAGCGGATGATCCAGGCGGGGCACCGGGTGGCCGTGTGCGAGCAGACGCAGGACCCCAAGGAAGCGAAGGGCGTGGTCGACCGCGACGTCACGCGGGTGGTGTCGCCGGGCACGCTCACCGACGAGGCGCTGATGGACGCGGGCGAACCGGCGGCGGTCGCGGCGGCGCATCCTTTGAAGGACGGCCGCGTCGCGTTGGCCTGGGCGGAGTTGTCGACCGGGGCGTTCGGCTTTGCCGCGGTGGACGCGGACGAAGCCGCCGGCGAGCTGGCCCGGCTCTCGGTGGCGGAGCTGCTTTTCTCCGACCCCGACGACGGCTCGGTGCCTCCCGCGACGGAAGCGCTGAGGCGGGCGCTGGACGTCCCGGCCTCGCCGCGGCCGGGCTACACCTTCCGGCCGGCCGAGGCGGTGACGCTGCTCAAGCGGCAGTTCGGCGTGGCCGACCTCGGCGGCTTCGGGCTCGGCGACGACGACCCGGCGCTGCCGGCGGTCGGGGCGGTGCTCGCGTACCTGCACGAGACGCAGCGGACGGATCCTCAAACCGGAAGGCTGCCCCACCTGCAGCCGCCCCGCCGGCTGGACCGGGCGGGCAGCCTCATCATCGACGCGGCCTCGCTCGCGTCGCTGGAGGTGGTGAGAACGCAGGCGGCCGCGGGGGCGAGCGGCGAGACGGCGGGCTCGCTCCTGGGCGTGCTCTCGGGCAACGGGAAAGCGACGCGGACGCCCATGGGCGGCCGGCTGCTGCGGCGGTGGCTGTGCTTCCCGCTGCGGGACGCCGAGGCGATCGGCCGCCGGCAGGACGTGGTCGCCTCGCTCGCGGACGACGGCCGCTTCGTCAACGAGCTGAGCGTGCAGCTCAAGCGGATCCAGGACGTGCCGCGGATCGCCGGCCGCTTGGGCGTGGGCCGGCTCACGCCGCGCGACCTGGTGGCGCTGGGCCGCAGCGTGGCGGCGGCGCGGACGCTGGCGGAGGTGCTCGGCGGCCGCGAACCCGTCGCCCCCTTCCACGATCGGCTCGACCCGCTGGTCGGACCGCTGATGGGCCTCGCCGAGACGCTCGACGACACCTGCCTCCAGGAGGACGCCCCCTCGCACCTCCGCGCCGGCGGCGTCTTCTGCGACGGCTTCGACCGGGAGCTCGATGCCCAGCGCGACCTCATGCAGCACGGAGACCGCTGGCTCGCCGCGTACCAGCAGGAGATGAGCGAGAAGCTCGGGATCCCGGTGAAGGTCGGATTCAACAAGGTCTTCGGCTACTACCTCGAGCTGACGGCCGTGCAGGCCGCGAAGCTGCACGACCGCGACGCCGCCACCGCGGGGTGGACCCGGAAGCAGACGCTCAAGAACGCCGAGCGCTACATCACCGCCGAGCTCAAGGACCACGAAACCCGCGTGCTCGCCGCGGAGGACCGCGCGATCGCCCGCGAGCTGGAGCTGTTCGCCGGGCTCTGCGACCAGGCGGCGCAGCGGATCCCGCAGCTGCAGGCCTACGCCGAGCTGGCCGCCGAGCTGGACGTGCTGCTGCTCTTCGCGGAGCGCGCGGCCAAGGGCGGGCACTGCCGGCCGACGCTCGTCGACGGCCCCGTGCTCGACGTCGCCGGGGGCCGGCACCCGGCGCTCGACGAGCTGCTCGGAACCGGCTTCGTCGCCAACGCGATCCACCTCGGCGGCGCCGGCCGGGCGCCGTTGGCGCTGCTCACCGGACCCAACATGGCCGGCAAGAGCACGTACATCCGGCAGGCCGCGCTGCTCACGCTGCTCGCCCACACCGGCGCGTTCCTGCCGGCGGAGTCCGCCACCGTCGGCCTCACCGACCGCATCTTCACCCGCGTCGGCGCCCAGGACCAGCTGCACGCCGGACGCTCCACCTTCATGGTCGAGATGACCGAGGCCGCGGAGATCTGCCGCCACGCGGGCCCCCACTCCCTGGTGATCCTCGACGAGATCGGCCGCGGGACCAGCACCTACGACGGCTTGAGCCTCGCCTGGGCGATCGCCGAGCACCTCGAGGCCGTCGGCTGCCGCACGCTCTTCGCCACGCACTACCACGAGCTGACGGCGCTGGCTGGAACCCGCTCCGGCATCGCGAACCTGCACGTGAAGGCCCGCCCGCTCAACGGCGAGATGGTCTTCCTGCACACGGTGGAGCCCGGCGCGACCGACCGCAGCTACGGCGTGGAGGTCGCCCGCCTCGCGGGCATGCCGCCGGCGGTGACCGACCGCGCCGGGTCCCTGCTCGAGGCGTTCGAGGAGAAGGCGGCGGGATCCGCGGACCGCGTGCCCCCACCGCCCCAACGACCGACGGTCCGCGGCGCGGCGAGATCCAAGCCGCTTCGGCCGCCCAAGCCGCAGCTTGCGCTCTTCGGTCTGCCGGAGGACCATCCGGTCCTCTCGCGGCTGGCCGGGCTCGGCGATGCCGCCCTGAGCCCGGGCGAGGCGGAGGCCGAGCTGGACGCGCTGCGGACGCTGCTTCGGGGTTGA
- a CDS encoding DUF4174 domain-containing protein, whose amino-acid sequence MRLPDTPTRMPLLPIASFLLAATACDHAPDRVMPPPPEIDAATFDAWAWEKRPVVVAGEPDAVAAQVDLLEAEAAGLAERAMIVVPVTGEDAAPASIKERFGIDPAARLTVLLVGKDTGVKRREVDPPEPVTPASLFAEVDRMPMRQREAREARGAPPAP is encoded by the coding sequence ATGCGGCTGCCCGACACCCCCACGCGGATGCCGCTCCTGCCGATCGCCTCGTTCCTGCTCGCGGCGACCGCCTGCGACCACGCACCCGACCGCGTCATGCCCCCGCCGCCCGAGATCGACGCCGCGACGTTCGACGCCTGGGCGTGGGAGAAGCGGCCGGTGGTCGTCGCCGGCGAGCCCGACGCGGTGGCGGCCCAGGTGGACCTGCTGGAAGCCGAAGCGGCCGGGCTCGCGGAGCGGGCGATGATCGTCGTGCCCGTCACCGGCGAGGATGCCGCTCCGGCGTCCATCAAGGAGCGCTTCGGCATCGATCCCGCCGCCCGTCTCACCGTCCTGCTCGTGGGCAAAGACACCGGCGTGAAGCGGCGGGAGGTCGACCCGCCCGAGCCGGTGACGCCCGCCTCGCTGTTCGCCGAGGTCGACCGGATGCCGATGCGGCAACGCGAGGCGCGCGAGGCGCGCGGGGCTCCACCGGCGCCGTGA